In Amia ocellicauda isolate fAmiCal2 chromosome 5, fAmiCal2.hap1, whole genome shotgun sequence, a genomic segment contains:
- the csde1 gene encoding cold shock domain-containing protein E1 isoform X6, translating into MEQVFPVPPDPPVPPPPATMPIPRSSSVSCPNTSAAGGKKQKRTPLYQRSMSFDPSLLHNNGHSGYANGTAGGLRETGVIEKLLISYGFIQCSERQARLFFHCSQYNGNLQELKVGDDVEFEVSSDRRTGKPIAVKLVKIKPEILPEERITGQVGAIDTNSLTTPLTVLHGFINPVVCAIPNHLDGKSAPGQVPTGSVCYERNGEVFYLTYTPEDVEGNLHLDTGDKVSFFMETNKHTGAVSAHNIVLVKKKQMRCQGVVCATKEAFGFIERGDVVKEIFFHYSEFKGDLEALQAGDDVEFTIKERNGKEVATEVRLLPQGTVIFEDISIEQFEGTVTKVIPKVPNKNQNDPLPGRIRARINYADKELFFGDKDTKSKVTLLEGDHVQFNISTDRRDKLERATNIEILPDTFQFTKETREMGVIAAMRDGFGFIKCVDRDARMFFHFSEILEESQLHISDEVEFTVVPQFLHTPRLGSPVQDMLSAQRNHAVRIKKLPKGTVSFHTQSEQRFIGVVEKEAIGPSKSTSPSKGKEKDSEEGVITYEDCGMKLTVAYHTKDLEGSAYPQVGDKLEFSISEVKRTGQQSAVNIKILNRTVNTKRLLGYVATLKDNFGFIETANHDQEIFFHYSEMCGDLENLELGDTVEYTLSKGKGNKVSAEKVTKVTAVNGIGEDVSTTVSLGKVVRPLRSVDPSQTEYQGLIEVTEEGTLKGQSFPFGIVGMSHKADCLQKGESVKFQLCTVSQTGQKMACNIIPLRRAPVECVKDQFGFITYEVGDGKKLFFHVKEVQDGVELQAGDEVEFSVILNQRTGKCSACNVRRVSEGPKPVATPRPDRLVSRLKSITLDDSSAPRLVILRQPRGPDNSKGFNVERKIRQAGVID; encoded by the exons ATGGAGCAGGTGTTTCCTGTTCCCCCCGATCCCCCtgtcccccctcccccagctACTATGCCCATCCCCCGCTCCTCCTCCGTCTCCTGCCCCAACACCTCTGCAGCAGGGGGAAAAAAGCAGAAGAGGACCCCCCTTTATCAAAGATCT ATGAGTTTCGATCCCAGTCTGCTGCATAATAATGGCCATTCTGGATATGCCAATGGCACGGCAGGTGGCCTGCGGGAGACTGGCGTGATTGAGAAGCTGCTGATCTCCTACGGGTTCATCCAGTGCTCAGAGCGCCAAGCACGCCTCTTCTTCCACTGCTCCCAGTATAACGGCAACCTGCAGGAGCTGAAAGTCGGAG ATGATGTGGAGTTTGAAGTGTCGTCTGACAGGCGCACTGGCAAACCCATTGCTGTGAAGTTGGTGAAAATAAAGCCAGAGATCCTGCCTGAGGAAAGAATCACTGGGCAGGTGGGGGCGATTGACACAAACTCACTCACCACTCCCCTTACTGTGCTGCATGGTTTTATAAATCCA GTTGTGTGTGCAATTCCAAACCACTTGGATGGAAAGTCGGCCCCAGGACAGGTTCCCACAGGCAGTGTTTGTTATGAACGTAACGGG GAGGTGTTTTATCTGACCTATACTCCTGAAGATGTGGAGGGCAATCTGCATCTTGACACTGGGGACAAGGTCAGCTTCTTCATGGAAACGAACAAACA CACTGGTGCAGTCAGCGCTCACAATATTGTGCTGGTGAAGAAGAAGCAGATGCGCTGCCAGGGAGTTGTCTGTGCAACAAAG GAGGCCTTTGGGTTCATCGAAAGGGGGGATGTGGTGAAGGAGATATTTTTTCACTACAGTGAATTTAAGGGTGACCTGGAGGCCCTGCAGGCTGGAGATGATGTGGAGTTTACAATCAAAGAGCGAAAT GGAAAGGAGGTGGCCACAGAGGTGAGACTGCTGCCCCAAGGAACGGTTATTTTTGAGGACATCAGTATTGAGCAATTTGAAGGAACAGTCACTAAAGTAATCCCAAAAGTCCCAAACAAAAATCAG AACGATCCACTTCCTGGCCGTATCCGGGCGAGGATTAATTACGCAGACAAGGAGCTGTTCTTTGGTGACAAAGACACTAAGTCCAAAGTGACTCTGCTGGAGGGAGACCACGTGCAGTTTAACATCTCCACTGACCGGCGCGACAAGCTGGAGAGAGCAACCAACATCGAGATCCTTCCCGACACCTTCCAGTTCACCAAGGAGACCAGGGAGATG GGTGTGATTGCTGCAATGAGAGACGGGTTCGGCTTTATAAAGTGTGTGGACCGTGATGCCAGGATGTTCTTCCATTTTAGTGAGATTTTGGAGGAGAGTCAGCTTCACATCTCTGATGAGGTGGAGTTCACAGTTGTCCCG CAGTTTCTTCATACTCCTCGGTTGGGCTCCCCTGTACAGGACATGTTGTCAGCGCAGAGGAACCATGCTGTGCGAATCAAGAAGCTCCCAAAGGGTACAGTGTCCTTCCACACCCAGTCAGAGCAGCGTTTCATAGGTGTTGTTGAGAAGGAAGCCATCGGGCCCTCTAAAAGCACTAGCCCCTCCAAGGGCAAAGAAAAG GACTCTGAAGAGGGTGTAATAACGTATGAAGACTGTGGCATGAAACTGACTGTGGCCTATCACACCAAGGATCTGGAAGGGTCTGCATATCCACAGGTTGGAGACAAG CTGGAGTTCAGCATCTCTGAAGTGAAGAGGACTGGTCAGCAGAGTGCAGTGAACATCAAGATCCTTAATCGTACAGTCAACACCAAGAGACTGCTGGGATACGTCGCCACTCTTAAAGACAACTTTGGATTCATAGAAACGGCCAATCATGACCAGGAGATATTTTTCCACTACAG TGAAATGTGTGGCGATCTGGAAAACTTGGAGTTGGGCGACACGGTGGAATACACTCTGTCCAAGGGCAAGGGCAACAAAGTCAGTGCTGAGAAAGTCACCAAGGTCACTGCTG tGAATGGCATCGGGGAGGATGTCAGTACAACGGTGTCCCTGGGGAAGGTTGTGCGGCCTCTGCGCAGTGTAGACCCGTCACAGACCGAGTACCAGGGCCTCATCGAGGTCACTGAGGAGG GGACTTTGAAGGGCCAGAGCTTCCCCTTTGGCATCGTGGGGATGTCTCACAAGGCCGACTGCTTGCAGAAGGGGGAGTCTGTGAAGTTCCAGCTGTGTACTGTGAGCCAGACTGGACAGAAGAtggcctgcaacatcatcccaCTGCGCAGGGCTCCTGTGGAGTGTGTGAAAGACCAG TTTGGTTTCATCACCTATGAAGTGGGCGATGGGAAGAAGCTGTTCTTCCATGTGAAAGAGGTGCAGGATGGGGTGGAGCTGCAGGCCGGGGACGAAGTGGAGTTCTCTGTGATTCTCAATCAGCGCACGGGGAAGTGCAGCGCCTGCAACGTGCGCCGTGTCAG CGAGGGCCCGAAGCCTGTGGCCACACCGCGGCCTGACCGCCTGGTGAGCCGACTGAAGAGCATCACCCTGGACGACTCCAGCGCCCCTCGCCTGGTCATCCTCCGCCAGCCCCGTGGACCTGACAACTCCAAG GGTTTTAACGTGGAGAGGAAGATTCGGCAAGCCGGTGTCATCGACTGA
- the csde1 gene encoding cold shock domain-containing protein E1 isoform X5 gives MASTWKGFVEFTLPASPPAAYVNADLGNTSPVGLSLSPYSRSCAAVLPQLYEMEQVFPVPPDPPVPPPPATMPIPRSSSVSCPNTSAAGGKKQKRTPLYQRSMSFDPSLLHNNGHSGYANGTAGGLRETGVIEKLLISYGFIQCSERQARLFFHCSQYNGNLQELKVGDDVEFEVSSDRRTGKPIAVKLVKIKPEILPEERITGQVVCAIPNHLDGKSAPGQVPTGSVCYERNGEVFYLTYTPEDVEGNLHLDTGDKVSFFMETNKHTGAVSAHNIVLVKKKQMRCQGVVCATKEAFGFIERGDVVKEIFFHYSEFKGDLEALQAGDDVEFTIKERNGKEVATEVRLLPQGTVIFEDISIEQFEGTVTKVIPKVPNKNQNDPLPGRIRARINYADKELFFGDKDTKSKVTLLEGDHVQFNISTDRRDKLERATNIEILPDTFQFTKETREMGVIAAMRDGFGFIKCVDRDARMFFHFSEILEESQLHISDEVEFTVVPDMLSAQRNHAVRIKKLPKGTVSFHTQSEQRFIGVVEKEAIGPSKSTSPSKGKEKDSEEGVITYEDCGMKLTVAYHTKDLEGSAYPQVGDKLEFSISEVKRTGQQSAVNIKILNRTVNTKRLLGYVATLKDNFGFIETANHDQEIFFHYSEMCGDLENLELGDTVEYTLSKGKGNKVSAEKVTKVTAVNGIGEDVSTTVSLGKVVRPLRSVDPSQTEYQGLIEVTEEGTLKGQSFPFGIVGMSHKADCLQKGESVKFQLCTVSQTGQKMACNIIPLRRAPVECVKDQFGFITYEVGDGKKLFFHVKEVQDGVELQAGDEVEFSVILNQRTGKCSACNVRRVSEGPKPVATPRPDRLVSRLKSITLDDSSAPRLVILRQPRGPDNSKGFNVERKIRQAGVID, from the exons ATGGCGAGCACCTGGAAGGGCTTTGTTGAGTTTACCTTGCCCGCCTCCCCCCCTGCTGCGTATGTTAACGCTGACCTGGGGAACACGTCTCCTGTCGGACTCAGCTTGTCACCGTACAGCCGATCC TGTGCTGCTGTGCTCCCCCAGCTGTATGAGATGGAGCAGGTGTTTCCTGTTCCCCCCGATCCCCCtgtcccccctcccccagctACTATGCCCATCCCCCGCTCCTCCTCCGTCTCCTGCCCCAACACCTCTGCAGCAGGGGGAAAAAAGCAGAAGAGGACCCCCCTTTATCAAAGATCT ATGAGTTTCGATCCCAGTCTGCTGCATAATAATGGCCATTCTGGATATGCCAATGGCACGGCAGGTGGCCTGCGGGAGACTGGCGTGATTGAGAAGCTGCTGATCTCCTACGGGTTCATCCAGTGCTCAGAGCGCCAAGCACGCCTCTTCTTCCACTGCTCCCAGTATAACGGCAACCTGCAGGAGCTGAAAGTCGGAG ATGATGTGGAGTTTGAAGTGTCGTCTGACAGGCGCACTGGCAAACCCATTGCTGTGAAGTTGGTGAAAATAAAGCCAGAGATCCTGCCTGAGGAAAGAATCACTGGGCAG GTTGTGTGTGCAATTCCAAACCACTTGGATGGAAAGTCGGCCCCAGGACAGGTTCCCACAGGCAGTGTTTGTTATGAACGTAACGGG GAGGTGTTTTATCTGACCTATACTCCTGAAGATGTGGAGGGCAATCTGCATCTTGACACTGGGGACAAGGTCAGCTTCTTCATGGAAACGAACAAACA CACTGGTGCAGTCAGCGCTCACAATATTGTGCTGGTGAAGAAGAAGCAGATGCGCTGCCAGGGAGTTGTCTGTGCAACAAAG GAGGCCTTTGGGTTCATCGAAAGGGGGGATGTGGTGAAGGAGATATTTTTTCACTACAGTGAATTTAAGGGTGACCTGGAGGCCCTGCAGGCTGGAGATGATGTGGAGTTTACAATCAAAGAGCGAAAT GGAAAGGAGGTGGCCACAGAGGTGAGACTGCTGCCCCAAGGAACGGTTATTTTTGAGGACATCAGTATTGAGCAATTTGAAGGAACAGTCACTAAAGTAATCCCAAAAGTCCCAAACAAAAATCAG AACGATCCACTTCCTGGCCGTATCCGGGCGAGGATTAATTACGCAGACAAGGAGCTGTTCTTTGGTGACAAAGACACTAAGTCCAAAGTGACTCTGCTGGAGGGAGACCACGTGCAGTTTAACATCTCCACTGACCGGCGCGACAAGCTGGAGAGAGCAACCAACATCGAGATCCTTCCCGACACCTTCCAGTTCACCAAGGAGACCAGGGAGATG GGTGTGATTGCTGCAATGAGAGACGGGTTCGGCTTTATAAAGTGTGTGGACCGTGATGCCAGGATGTTCTTCCATTTTAGTGAGATTTTGGAGGAGAGTCAGCTTCACATCTCTGATGAGGTGGAGTTCACAGTTGTCCCG GACATGTTGTCAGCGCAGAGGAACCATGCTGTGCGAATCAAGAAGCTCCCAAAGGGTACAGTGTCCTTCCACACCCAGTCAGAGCAGCGTTTCATAGGTGTTGTTGAGAAGGAAGCCATCGGGCCCTCTAAAAGCACTAGCCCCTCCAAGGGCAAAGAAAAG GACTCTGAAGAGGGTGTAATAACGTATGAAGACTGTGGCATGAAACTGACTGTGGCCTATCACACCAAGGATCTGGAAGGGTCTGCATATCCACAGGTTGGAGACAAG CTGGAGTTCAGCATCTCTGAAGTGAAGAGGACTGGTCAGCAGAGTGCAGTGAACATCAAGATCCTTAATCGTACAGTCAACACCAAGAGACTGCTGGGATACGTCGCCACTCTTAAAGACAACTTTGGATTCATAGAAACGGCCAATCATGACCAGGAGATATTTTTCCACTACAG TGAAATGTGTGGCGATCTGGAAAACTTGGAGTTGGGCGACACGGTGGAATACACTCTGTCCAAGGGCAAGGGCAACAAAGTCAGTGCTGAGAAAGTCACCAAGGTCACTGCTG tGAATGGCATCGGGGAGGATGTCAGTACAACGGTGTCCCTGGGGAAGGTTGTGCGGCCTCTGCGCAGTGTAGACCCGTCACAGACCGAGTACCAGGGCCTCATCGAGGTCACTGAGGAGG GGACTTTGAAGGGCCAGAGCTTCCCCTTTGGCATCGTGGGGATGTCTCACAAGGCCGACTGCTTGCAGAAGGGGGAGTCTGTGAAGTTCCAGCTGTGTACTGTGAGCCAGACTGGACAGAAGAtggcctgcaacatcatcccaCTGCGCAGGGCTCCTGTGGAGTGTGTGAAAGACCAG TTTGGTTTCATCACCTATGAAGTGGGCGATGGGAAGAAGCTGTTCTTCCATGTGAAAGAGGTGCAGGATGGGGTGGAGCTGCAGGCCGGGGACGAAGTGGAGTTCTCTGTGATTCTCAATCAGCGCACGGGGAAGTGCAGCGCCTGCAACGTGCGCCGTGTCAG CGAGGGCCCGAAGCCTGTGGCCACACCGCGGCCTGACCGCCTGGTGAGCCGACTGAAGAGCATCACCCTGGACGACTCCAGCGCCCCTCGCCTGGTCATCCTCCGCCAGCCCCGTGGACCTGACAACTCCAAG GGTTTTAACGTGGAGAGGAAGATTCGGCAAGCCGGTGTCATCGACTGA
- the csde1 gene encoding cold shock domain-containing protein E1 isoform X4: MASTWKGFVEFTLPASPPAAYVNADLGNTSPVGLSLSPYSRSCAAVLPQLYEMEQVFPVPPDPPVPPPPATMPIPRSSSVSCPNTSAAGGKKQKRTPLYQRSMSFDPSLLHNNGHSGYANGTAGGLRETGVIEKLLISYGFIQCSERQARLFFHCSQYNGNLQELKVGDDVEFEVSSDRRTGKPIAVKLVKIKPEILPEERITGQVVCAIPNHLDGKSAPGQVPTGSVCYERNGEVFYLTYTPEDVEGNLHLDTGDKVSFFMETNKHTGAVSAHNIVLVKKKQMRCQGVVCATKEAFGFIERGDVVKEIFFHYSEFKGDLEALQAGDDVEFTIKERNGKEVATEVRLLPQGTVIFEDISIEQFEGTVTKVIPKVPNKNQNDPLPGRIRARINYADKELFFGDKDTKSKVTLLEGDHVQFNISTDRRDKLERATNIEILPDTFQFTKETREMGVIAAMRDGFGFIKCVDRDARMFFHFSEILEESQLHISDEVEFTVVPQFLHTPRLGSPVQDMLSAQRNHAVRIKKLPKGTVSFHTQSEQRFIGVVEKEAIGPSKSTSPSKGKEKDSEEGVITYEDCGMKLTVAYHTKDLEGSAYPQVGDKLEFSISEVKRTGQQSAVNIKILNRTVNTKRLLGYVATLKDNFGFIETANHDQEIFFHYSEMCGDLENLELGDTVEYTLSKGKGNKVSAEKVTKVTAVNGIGEDVSTTVSLGKVVRPLRSVDPSQTEYQGLIEVTEEGTLKGQSFPFGIVGMSHKADCLQKGESVKFQLCTVSQTGQKMACNIIPLRRAPVECVKDQFGFITYEVGDGKKLFFHVKEVQDGVELQAGDEVEFSVILNQRTGKCSACNVRRVSEGPKPVATPRPDRLVSRLKSITLDDSSAPRLVILRQPRGPDNSKGFNVERKIRQAGVID; the protein is encoded by the exons ATGGCGAGCACCTGGAAGGGCTTTGTTGAGTTTACCTTGCCCGCCTCCCCCCCTGCTGCGTATGTTAACGCTGACCTGGGGAACACGTCTCCTGTCGGACTCAGCTTGTCACCGTACAGCCGATCC TGTGCTGCTGTGCTCCCCCAGCTGTATGAGATGGAGCAGGTGTTTCCTGTTCCCCCCGATCCCCCtgtcccccctcccccagctACTATGCCCATCCCCCGCTCCTCCTCCGTCTCCTGCCCCAACACCTCTGCAGCAGGGGGAAAAAAGCAGAAGAGGACCCCCCTTTATCAAAGATCT ATGAGTTTCGATCCCAGTCTGCTGCATAATAATGGCCATTCTGGATATGCCAATGGCACGGCAGGTGGCCTGCGGGAGACTGGCGTGATTGAGAAGCTGCTGATCTCCTACGGGTTCATCCAGTGCTCAGAGCGCCAAGCACGCCTCTTCTTCCACTGCTCCCAGTATAACGGCAACCTGCAGGAGCTGAAAGTCGGAG ATGATGTGGAGTTTGAAGTGTCGTCTGACAGGCGCACTGGCAAACCCATTGCTGTGAAGTTGGTGAAAATAAAGCCAGAGATCCTGCCTGAGGAAAGAATCACTGGGCAG GTTGTGTGTGCAATTCCAAACCACTTGGATGGAAAGTCGGCCCCAGGACAGGTTCCCACAGGCAGTGTTTGTTATGAACGTAACGGG GAGGTGTTTTATCTGACCTATACTCCTGAAGATGTGGAGGGCAATCTGCATCTTGACACTGGGGACAAGGTCAGCTTCTTCATGGAAACGAACAAACA CACTGGTGCAGTCAGCGCTCACAATATTGTGCTGGTGAAGAAGAAGCAGATGCGCTGCCAGGGAGTTGTCTGTGCAACAAAG GAGGCCTTTGGGTTCATCGAAAGGGGGGATGTGGTGAAGGAGATATTTTTTCACTACAGTGAATTTAAGGGTGACCTGGAGGCCCTGCAGGCTGGAGATGATGTGGAGTTTACAATCAAAGAGCGAAAT GGAAAGGAGGTGGCCACAGAGGTGAGACTGCTGCCCCAAGGAACGGTTATTTTTGAGGACATCAGTATTGAGCAATTTGAAGGAACAGTCACTAAAGTAATCCCAAAAGTCCCAAACAAAAATCAG AACGATCCACTTCCTGGCCGTATCCGGGCGAGGATTAATTACGCAGACAAGGAGCTGTTCTTTGGTGACAAAGACACTAAGTCCAAAGTGACTCTGCTGGAGGGAGACCACGTGCAGTTTAACATCTCCACTGACCGGCGCGACAAGCTGGAGAGAGCAACCAACATCGAGATCCTTCCCGACACCTTCCAGTTCACCAAGGAGACCAGGGAGATG GGTGTGATTGCTGCAATGAGAGACGGGTTCGGCTTTATAAAGTGTGTGGACCGTGATGCCAGGATGTTCTTCCATTTTAGTGAGATTTTGGAGGAGAGTCAGCTTCACATCTCTGATGAGGTGGAGTTCACAGTTGTCCCG CAGTTTCTTCATACTCCTCGGTTGGGCTCCCCTGTACAGGACATGTTGTCAGCGCAGAGGAACCATGCTGTGCGAATCAAGAAGCTCCCAAAGGGTACAGTGTCCTTCCACACCCAGTCAGAGCAGCGTTTCATAGGTGTTGTTGAGAAGGAAGCCATCGGGCCCTCTAAAAGCACTAGCCCCTCCAAGGGCAAAGAAAAG GACTCTGAAGAGGGTGTAATAACGTATGAAGACTGTGGCATGAAACTGACTGTGGCCTATCACACCAAGGATCTGGAAGGGTCTGCATATCCACAGGTTGGAGACAAG CTGGAGTTCAGCATCTCTGAAGTGAAGAGGACTGGTCAGCAGAGTGCAGTGAACATCAAGATCCTTAATCGTACAGTCAACACCAAGAGACTGCTGGGATACGTCGCCACTCTTAAAGACAACTTTGGATTCATAGAAACGGCCAATCATGACCAGGAGATATTTTTCCACTACAG TGAAATGTGTGGCGATCTGGAAAACTTGGAGTTGGGCGACACGGTGGAATACACTCTGTCCAAGGGCAAGGGCAACAAAGTCAGTGCTGAGAAAGTCACCAAGGTCACTGCTG tGAATGGCATCGGGGAGGATGTCAGTACAACGGTGTCCCTGGGGAAGGTTGTGCGGCCTCTGCGCAGTGTAGACCCGTCACAGACCGAGTACCAGGGCCTCATCGAGGTCACTGAGGAGG GGACTTTGAAGGGCCAGAGCTTCCCCTTTGGCATCGTGGGGATGTCTCACAAGGCCGACTGCTTGCAGAAGGGGGAGTCTGTGAAGTTCCAGCTGTGTACTGTGAGCCAGACTGGACAGAAGAtggcctgcaacatcatcccaCTGCGCAGGGCTCCTGTGGAGTGTGTGAAAGACCAG TTTGGTTTCATCACCTATGAAGTGGGCGATGGGAAGAAGCTGTTCTTCCATGTGAAAGAGGTGCAGGATGGGGTGGAGCTGCAGGCCGGGGACGAAGTGGAGTTCTCTGTGATTCTCAATCAGCGCACGGGGAAGTGCAGCGCCTGCAACGTGCGCCGTGTCAG CGAGGGCCCGAAGCCTGTGGCCACACCGCGGCCTGACCGCCTGGTGAGCCGACTGAAGAGCATCACCCTGGACGACTCCAGCGCCCCTCGCCTGGTCATCCTCCGCCAGCCCCGTGGACCTGACAACTCCAAG GGTTTTAACGTGGAGAGGAAGATTCGGCAAGCCGGTGTCATCGACTGA
- the csde1 gene encoding cold shock domain-containing protein E1 isoform X7, with the protein MASTWKGFVEFTLPASPPAAYVNADLGNTSPVGLSLSPYSRSMSFDPSLLHNNGHSGYANGTAGGLRETGVIEKLLISYGFIQCSERQARLFFHCSQYNGNLQELKVGDDVEFEVSSDRRTGKPIAVKLVKIKPEILPEERITGQVGAIDTNSLTTPLTVLHGFINPVVCAIPNHLDGKSAPGQVPTGSVCYERNGEVFYLTYTPEDVEGNLHLDTGDKVSFFMETNKHTGAVSAHNIVLVKKKQMRCQGVVCATKEAFGFIERGDVVKEIFFHYSEFKGDLEALQAGDDVEFTIKERNGKEVATEVRLLPQGTVIFEDISIEQFEGTVTKVIPKVPNKNQNDPLPGRIRARINYADKELFFGDKDTKSKVTLLEGDHVQFNISTDRRDKLERATNIEILPDTFQFTKETREMGVIAAMRDGFGFIKCVDRDARMFFHFSEILEESQLHISDEVEFTVVPQFLHTPRLGSPVQDMLSAQRNHAVRIKKLPKGTVSFHTQSEQRFIGVVEKEAIGPSKSTSPSKGKEKDSEEGVITYEDCGMKLTVAYHTKDLEGSAYPQVGDKLEFSISEVKRTGQQSAVNIKILNRTVNTKRLLGYVATLKDNFGFIETANHDQEIFFHYSEMCGDLENLELGDTVEYTLSKGKGNKVSAEKVTKVTAVNGIGEDVSTTVSLGKVVRPLRSVDPSQTEYQGLIEVTEEGTLKGQSFPFGIVGMSHKADCLQKGESVKFQLCTVSQTGQKMACNIIPLRRAPVECVKDQFGFITYEVGDGKKLFFHVKEVQDGVELQAGDEVEFSVILNQRTGKCSACNVRRVSEGPKPVATPRPDRLVSRLKSITLDDSSAPRLVILRQPRGPDNSKGFNVERKIRQAGVID; encoded by the exons ATGGCGAGCACCTGGAAGGGCTTTGTTGAGTTTACCTTGCCCGCCTCCCCCCCTGCTGCGTATGTTAACGCTGACCTGGGGAACACGTCTCCTGTCGGACTCAGCTTGTCACCGTACAGCCGATCC ATGAGTTTCGATCCCAGTCTGCTGCATAATAATGGCCATTCTGGATATGCCAATGGCACGGCAGGTGGCCTGCGGGAGACTGGCGTGATTGAGAAGCTGCTGATCTCCTACGGGTTCATCCAGTGCTCAGAGCGCCAAGCACGCCTCTTCTTCCACTGCTCCCAGTATAACGGCAACCTGCAGGAGCTGAAAGTCGGAG ATGATGTGGAGTTTGAAGTGTCGTCTGACAGGCGCACTGGCAAACCCATTGCTGTGAAGTTGGTGAAAATAAAGCCAGAGATCCTGCCTGAGGAAAGAATCACTGGGCAGGTGGGGGCGATTGACACAAACTCACTCACCACTCCCCTTACTGTGCTGCATGGTTTTATAAATCCA GTTGTGTGTGCAATTCCAAACCACTTGGATGGAAAGTCGGCCCCAGGACAGGTTCCCACAGGCAGTGTTTGTTATGAACGTAACGGG GAGGTGTTTTATCTGACCTATACTCCTGAAGATGTGGAGGGCAATCTGCATCTTGACACTGGGGACAAGGTCAGCTTCTTCATGGAAACGAACAAACA CACTGGTGCAGTCAGCGCTCACAATATTGTGCTGGTGAAGAAGAAGCAGATGCGCTGCCAGGGAGTTGTCTGTGCAACAAAG GAGGCCTTTGGGTTCATCGAAAGGGGGGATGTGGTGAAGGAGATATTTTTTCACTACAGTGAATTTAAGGGTGACCTGGAGGCCCTGCAGGCTGGAGATGATGTGGAGTTTACAATCAAAGAGCGAAAT GGAAAGGAGGTGGCCACAGAGGTGAGACTGCTGCCCCAAGGAACGGTTATTTTTGAGGACATCAGTATTGAGCAATTTGAAGGAACAGTCACTAAAGTAATCCCAAAAGTCCCAAACAAAAATCAG AACGATCCACTTCCTGGCCGTATCCGGGCGAGGATTAATTACGCAGACAAGGAGCTGTTCTTTGGTGACAAAGACACTAAGTCCAAAGTGACTCTGCTGGAGGGAGACCACGTGCAGTTTAACATCTCCACTGACCGGCGCGACAAGCTGGAGAGAGCAACCAACATCGAGATCCTTCCCGACACCTTCCAGTTCACCAAGGAGACCAGGGAGATG GGTGTGATTGCTGCAATGAGAGACGGGTTCGGCTTTATAAAGTGTGTGGACCGTGATGCCAGGATGTTCTTCCATTTTAGTGAGATTTTGGAGGAGAGTCAGCTTCACATCTCTGATGAGGTGGAGTTCACAGTTGTCCCG CAGTTTCTTCATACTCCTCGGTTGGGCTCCCCTGTACAGGACATGTTGTCAGCGCAGAGGAACCATGCTGTGCGAATCAAGAAGCTCCCAAAGGGTACAGTGTCCTTCCACACCCAGTCAGAGCAGCGTTTCATAGGTGTTGTTGAGAAGGAAGCCATCGGGCCCTCTAAAAGCACTAGCCCCTCCAAGGGCAAAGAAAAG GACTCTGAAGAGGGTGTAATAACGTATGAAGACTGTGGCATGAAACTGACTGTGGCCTATCACACCAAGGATCTGGAAGGGTCTGCATATCCACAGGTTGGAGACAAG CTGGAGTTCAGCATCTCTGAAGTGAAGAGGACTGGTCAGCAGAGTGCAGTGAACATCAAGATCCTTAATCGTACAGTCAACACCAAGAGACTGCTGGGATACGTCGCCACTCTTAAAGACAACTTTGGATTCATAGAAACGGCCAATCATGACCAGGAGATATTTTTCCACTACAG TGAAATGTGTGGCGATCTGGAAAACTTGGAGTTGGGCGACACGGTGGAATACACTCTGTCCAAGGGCAAGGGCAACAAAGTCAGTGCTGAGAAAGTCACCAAGGTCACTGCTG tGAATGGCATCGGGGAGGATGTCAGTACAACGGTGTCCCTGGGGAAGGTTGTGCGGCCTCTGCGCAGTGTAGACCCGTCACAGACCGAGTACCAGGGCCTCATCGAGGTCACTGAGGAGG GGACTTTGAAGGGCCAGAGCTTCCCCTTTGGCATCGTGGGGATGTCTCACAAGGCCGACTGCTTGCAGAAGGGGGAGTCTGTGAAGTTCCAGCTGTGTACTGTGAGCCAGACTGGACAGAAGAtggcctgcaacatcatcccaCTGCGCAGGGCTCCTGTGGAGTGTGTGAAAGACCAG TTTGGTTTCATCACCTATGAAGTGGGCGATGGGAAGAAGCTGTTCTTCCATGTGAAAGAGGTGCAGGATGGGGTGGAGCTGCAGGCCGGGGACGAAGTGGAGTTCTCTGTGATTCTCAATCAGCGCACGGGGAAGTGCAGCGCCTGCAACGTGCGCCGTGTCAG CGAGGGCCCGAAGCCTGTGGCCACACCGCGGCCTGACCGCCTGGTGAGCCGACTGAAGAGCATCACCCTGGACGACTCCAGCGCCCCTCGCCTGGTCATCCTCCGCCAGCCCCGTGGACCTGACAACTCCAAG GGTTTTAACGTGGAGAGGAAGATTCGGCAAGCCGGTGTCATCGACTGA